A genomic window from Silene latifolia isolate original U9 population chromosome Y, ASM4854445v1, whole genome shotgun sequence includes:
- the LOC141627538 gene encoding uncharacterized protein LOC141627538: MKLKDCVAVMLFTARNAQAVHFQTYSRLYNNLFAFTSLGGSFDAKKQKEIYVFKAHGQVYHNLPDLIPMNNIPKYLQLYFYDAQHEKNNRLGLFPHLQEEIITLLMSLMDDNPYGRFFRSLREIEVTQDTRIMLNTHTSLDQRVYNAPTSDEVAAVWLDSTMLQEKEGPHIVAYGRAETTHQIKHFYGCYDPLQYPLLLPKGESGWHQGLKKVSTPTMDASTSSLFPLSATVNEEPESLVEAEVTNAARRHTKADKRISCREYYAYKLQIRPGNLLLRGGRLFQQFIVDMYVKIENTRLDFIRLNQDTIRADLYQGILDTLELGENSTSNVGRRMILPPSFLGGPRDMRRCYLNAMALVQKYGKPDIFLTMTCNPNWIEIKTELAPGEQAHNRPDLVARIFHAKLTALRKEIMERKVFGEVAAVINVVEFQKRGLPHAHFLIILRGDDKIRNPESFDRYVSAEIPSRENPHLRGVVLRHMMHGPCGKEFPKCQCMQLKKGKRVCKSEYPKKFSDFTTNGSDCYPLYRRRDTGKTVLVRKVKMENRSVIPYNPYLLAMFDCHLNVEVCSTIKIVKYLYKYVYKGHDRISFNVAAGETTQYVDEIERYQSGRWVSPPEAAWRIFGFNLFDIYPPVHPLPVYTPNGQTVSFEPHETLQGIVEDEHRIKTMLTEFFKANSKQKGGPKYLYSEFPEHFVWNGKRKEWKARDRGVAIGRVAHAAPGEGERYYLRLLLAHVRGPTSFEDLLTFEGIIYTSFQEAALKRGILEQDNVADHCMDEAVQVEMPHALRRLFATILIFSCPNNPKDFWERYYEALSEDFRKQIGNDEHRVLQLTAGQIEQFLEGMGRTFADFNLQHLQIAEEPGLHSTRDIEDALNAPVPHEQLASRKKLNAGQKNAYKTIMYHVKNSIPGAFFIDGPGGTGKTFLYGALYAKVRAMGKICLPTATSGIAASNLPTGRTTHSRFKLPLDTDESLACAVPKQGSLACLLREASLIIWDEASMAKKENIEAVNLLLQDVCSNSNLFGGKIVVFGGDFRQVLPVLPRRTQQEAVETSIVSSKIWPSLTKFSLTENIRARADPEFSDFLLRLGDGLLQSVESSNVNLPPQLILHPNGTTCPVELLVDSVFPEVKHTSFSPDIFTDRAILTPRNNDVDLINKLLIEKFPGQEYIYKSFDRVIDDSCNVYPSEFLNTLCPPGMTPHELVIKENSPVILLRSLDPAAGLCNGTRLICKKFFPNMVECEISTGYYTGERVFLPRITLKPSKGSKYPINFERRQFPIKLSFAMTINKAQGQTLERVGVYLPKPCFSHGQLYVALSRARSAQQLKVLQDIHIGDDADTSSVKNIVSFEMLRRAGIRSW, from the exons ATGAAACTAAAGGACTGTGTTGCTGTGATG CTTTTTACTGCAAGAAATGCACAGGCCGTGCATTTCCAGACATATTCACGCCTATACAATAACCTTTTTGCGTTCACATCTCTGGGTGGGAGTTTTGATGCAAAGAAGCAGAAAGAGATATATGTTTTTAAAGCTCATGGTCAAGTATACCATAACCTTCCCGATCTTATACCTATGAACAACATACCTAAGTATTTGCAGTTGTACTTCTACGATGCACAACATGAGAAGAACAATCGTTTAGGGTTGTTCCCGCACCTACAAGAGGAGATAATTACTTTGCTTATGAGCCTCATGGATGATAATCCGTATGGTAGATTCTTTAGATCTCTCCGAGAAATTGAGGTCACACAAGATACAAGGATAATGCTAAACACTCATACTAGCCTTGACCAACGTGTGTATAATGCTCCAACGTCGGATGAGGTGGCCGCAGTGTGGCTTGACAGTACAATGTTGCAAGAAAAAGAGGGCCCACACATCGTTGCCTACGGGAGAGCTGAAACAACACACCAAATTAAGCATTTTTACGGATGCTATGACCCGCTGCAGTATCCACTGCTACTGCCGAAGGGGGAAAGCGGGTGGCACCAGGGTTTGAAGAAGGTTTCCACCCCAACTATGGATGCTTCAACCAGTTCTTTGTTCCCTTTATCAGCAACTGTAAATGAAGAACCTGAAAGTTTAGTAGAAGCTGAAGTTACCA ATGCTGCTAGGAGACACACCAAAGCTGACAAACGTATATCATGTAGAGAATATTATGCATATAAGTTACAAATTCGACCTGGTAACTTGCTTCTTCGAGGAGGAAGGTTGTTCCAGCAATTCATTGTGGATATGTACGTCAAAATTGAAAACACGCGCCTTGACTTTATACGATTAAACCAAGATACTATTCGTGCTGATCTGTACCAAGGGATCTTGGACACCCTAGAGCTTGGGGAAAATAGCACATCAAATGTCGGGAGAAGGATGATACTGCCACCATCTTTTCTTGGAGGGCCACGTGACATGAGACGTTGTTACTTAAACGCAATGGCTCTCGTTCAAAAATATGGCAAACCTGACATATTCCTGACAATGACATGCAATCCTAACTGGATTGAAATCAAAACAGAACTGGCGCCTGGGGAGCAGGCACATAATAGACCAGACTTGGTTGCGCGGATATTCCATGCTAAATTGACAGCGTTAAGAAAAGAAATAATGGAGAGAAAGGTATTTGGGGAAGTTGCTGCCGTCATAAATGTTGTGGAATTTCAGAAGCGTGGCCTCCCTCACGCACATTTTTTAATTATACTCAGAGGAGATGACAAGATAAGAAACCCGGAGAGTTTTGACAGATACGTCTCTGCAGAGATACCTTCACGAGAAAACCCACATTTGAGAGGTGTTGTTTTACGCCATATGATGCACGGACCATGTGGAAAGGAATTTCCTAAGTGCCAATGCATGCAGTTAAAGAAGGGTAAAAGAGTGTGCAAGTCTGAGTATCCAAAGAAGTTTAGCGACTTCACCACAAATGGCTCGGATTGTTACCCACTGTATAGAAGGCGGGACACTGGAAAGACTGTCTTGGTTAGGAAAGTTAAGATGGAAAATAGATCCGTAATACCATACAATCCCTACCTTCTCGCAATGTTTGACTGCCATCTTAATGTTGAGGTGTGTTCCACTATAAAGATTGTCAAATACCTGTATAAGTACGTATACAAGGGTCACGATCGTATTTCATTCAATGTGGCAGCTGGGGAAACCACTCAGTATGTAGATGAGATTGAAAGGTATCAATCTGGTAGGTGGGTTTCTCCTCCAGAAGCGGCTTGGAGGATTTTTGGTTTCAATTTGTTCGATATTTACCCACCTGTTCACCCGTTGCCGGTATATACACCTAATGGACAAACGGTCAGCTTTGAACCACACGAAACCTTGCAAGGAATTGTTGAGGATGAACATAGAATAAAAACTATGTTAACTGAATTTTTCAAGGCAAACTCTAAACAAAAAGGAGGTCCAAAATACCTTTATAGCGAATTCCCAGAGCACTTTGTCTGGAATGGGAAGCGTAAGGAATGGAAGGCGAGGGACCGTGGGGTTGCGATTGGTAGAGTTGCACATGCAGCTCCTGGAGAAGGGGAAAGGTATTATCTCAGGTTGTTATTGGCGCATGTAAGGGGTCCTACGTCCTTTGAAGACCTGTTGACATTTGAGGGCATTATATATACATCATTTCAAGAGGCTGCTCTTAAAAGGGGCATACTGGAGCAGGATAATGTAGCTGATCACTGTATGGACGAGGCCGTGCAGGTAGAAATGCCGCATGCTTTGCGCCGGTTGTTTGCAACGATACTCATTTTTAGCTGCCCAAATAATCCTAAAGATTTTTGGGAAAGGTACTACGAAGCTCTTTCAGAGGATTTCAGAAAACAAATTGGGAATGACGAACATAGAGTCTTACAGTTGACTGCTGGACAGATTGAACAATTCTTAGAGGGGATGGGCAGAACTTTTGCAGATTTTAACCTACAACATCTACAGATTGCAGAAGAGCCGGGGCTGCATAGTACTAGGGATATAGAGGATGCTCTTAATGCTCCTGTTCCTCATGAACAGCTCGCTTCTAGAAAGAAACTAAATGCGGGCCAAAAAAATGCATATAAAACAATAATGTATCATGTGAAAAATAGCATACCTGGGGCTTTTTTCATCGATGGACCAGGTGGAACAGGCAAGACTTTCCTATATGGTGCTCTCTATGCAAAAGTTCGAGCGATGGGCAAAATATGTTTGCCTACTGCTACGTCAGGAATCGCAGCGTCGAATTTGCCAACGGGCAGGACTACACATTCAAGGTTCAAGTTACCGCTCGACACTGATGAATCTCTTGCATGTGCTGTTCCTAAGCAAGGTAGTCTTGCTTGTTTGTTGAGAGAAGCATCTCTTATAATTTGGGACGAGGCTTCTATGGCAAAGAAAGAGAACATTGAGGCCGTTAACTTGCTACTACAAGATGTATGCAGCAACTCAAACCTCTTCGGCGGTAAAATTGTTGTATTTGGCGGAGATTTCCGTCAAGTTCTCCCTGTCCTACCACGCCGTACACAACAGGAGGCGGTTGAGACTAGCATTGTCAGTTCAAAAATCTGGCCTAGCCTTACAAAGTTTAGTCTTACTGAGAACATAAGGGCAAGGGCGGATCCTGAGTTCTCTGATTTCCTGCTCAGACTTGGAGATGGGCTGTTACAGTCAGTGGAATCTTCCAATGTGAATTTACCTCCTCAACTAATATTACACCCTAATGGAACTACATGCCCAGTAGAGCTTCTGGTTGATTCAGTATTCCCTGAAGTGAAGCATACTTCATTTAGTCCAGACATTTTCACTGATAGGGCCATTTTAACACCGAGGAACAATGATGTGGATTTAATAAACAAATTGCTTATAGAGAAATTCCCGGGCCAAGAATACATATACAAGAGTTTTGATAGGGTCATTGACGACAGCTGTAACGTATACCCGTCTGAGTTCTTGAATACACTCTGTCCTCCTGGAATGACCCCACATGAACTGGTAATCAAAGAAAACTCTCCAGTAATTTTACTGAGAAGTCTCGATCCTGCAGCGGGGCTATGTAATGGAACGCGGTTAATTTGCAAGAAATTTTTCCCAAACATGGTTGAATGTGAGATATCGACCGGGTATTACACAGGGGAACGTGTATTCCTTCCAAGAATAACATTGAAACCATCAAAAGGGTCGAAATATCCTATTAATTTTGAGAGAAGGCAGTTTCCTATAAAGTTAAGCTTTGCTATGACGATAAACAAAGCTCAGGGGCAGACGTTGGAAAGAGTTGGTGTTTATTTACCTAAACCGTGTTTCTCGCATGGACAATTATATGTGGCTCTTTCACGTGCTAGGTCGGCACAACAGCTCAAAGTATTACAGGACATACACATAGGTGACGACGCTGACACATCGTCTGTGAAGAATATCGTCTCTTTTGAAATGTTGAGAAGGGCGGGGATCAGGTCGTGGTGA